A genomic window from Elaeis guineensis isolate ETL-2024a chromosome 3, EG11, whole genome shotgun sequence includes:
- the LOC105041165 gene encoding uncharacterized protein produces the protein METSYSLMSSSAFPSSFGFLPLQKTKLHHDHHKRRTPVLIGFSRKRDAYDRDSDGRLVDENMVVLRKRIHEMKVAEGSYEAPSEWMEWEKRCYHASYGSDVSELVGMLQAFLLSTRPGLAFGLVAIITVAVPASVIVMVFHLLVAAMSVLARSGAS, from the coding sequence ATGGAAACCTCTTATTCTTTGATGTCCTCCTCCGCTTTCCCTTCCTCCTTTGGATTTCTTCCGCTCCAAAAAACCAAACTCCACCATGATCATCACAAGAGAAGAACACCAGTACTCATCGGCTTCTCTCGCAAGAGGGATGCTTACGACCGGGATTCCGACGGCCGGCTTGTCGACGAGAACATGGTGGTGCTTCGAAAGAGGATCCATGAGATGAAAGTGGCTGAGGGGAGCTACGAGGCTCCGTCCGAGTGGATGGAGTGGGAGAAGCGATGCTACCACGCAAGCTATGGATCGGACGTATCGGAATTGGTGGGGATGTTGCAGGCTTTCTTGTTGAGTACTCGGCCTGGCTTGGCCTTTGGGCTGGTGGCAATCATCACCGTGGCCGTGCCGGCATCGGTAATCGTGATGGTGTTCCATTTGTTGGTGGCGGCCATGTCGGTTCTTGCACGCAGTGGTGCATCATAA